The Gasterosteus aculeatus chromosome 8, fGasAcu3.hap1.1, whole genome shotgun sequence genome has a window encoding:
- the cep350 gene encoding centrosome-associated protein 350 isoform X3 → MREMRSSRRPEVSLKKSAQHLTDHNIGTELTNAWKGLSQSKAALRHIENRLEAAPGTGVVMDSVMDPPKKKSSRTVRCKDGQQADDPGGSSKRRGRCQQSPEKSSSRSPLRNATQDSNVRRNNSVEFREPLASYREVTPPPHPSSPLEAYSLQSVPGPSHPSSPPPSDPLLSQLVYQRDTRDKQTDGDLDSTRSSALESTEVRYLNDQPALDTLRTIGKQAHLTAVRVSAWEAQPGMDSQESSPCLAAARGSTHRTESTPSTSPGSASQRLENLRRHQPDDKLEKLKERIRRQRQHLEESAEREKLLGYLEQPVTAAVGSNNAGTSNMPTALIRKVAAAPPAPIYKGFNTTETKIRTADGRVWKEEDFHNLSSEIYRDLSRQFAESTISRQQQQQREQSADGSKERRPTKPVRKVHRAAPSSGVSTKPAISPASWREGQKLVKMVLGPVPRLPREEERSQPADRPSRTASRHASSSAPRAESNPRLCPNSTERPQRGFQSKSHSTNASTPSSADQGKAPGGAVTDLLSADIQGILDDLQLECRAAEREERSRQRSRGGSGGTRGRGGSGSRTRAPVSAWGSTATTGSYSRGCRSASPAARRSEAADAGQKKQHYDADTVRQYISRQQEQRKRRRAEEKRQQREEAESRNQRLQDLYRKQKEAAKTAALPGGAPVAPVQKRLQETYTKLLLEEAQLDREATGRQLAAPFSPMQRPMYQPSGESDKENKRLEAPQSPSSSDRSLNEQPPPPLSRNDLEIGVASLLQPDRLSPAGHPTTGPGSSGMAPFGDPLLSQLLRLETALAASDLKHTKRPATAPANRSTRIEALKATAASLSNRIESEARKLAGEGINYGIETSIDGDAIRPFQGNIADGCWAETAAPENDGVALRIQRILTSTGHSSYNGTALPGTGDLHAARREREEKGTHTVLTNPQTTAGLTPILNSYAHLKGRLVNGLDTVERVEQRAGCGLNDGKERSQTDLHNSSAGSISEGPLLSEGSFSEDDPSPPQPSHNRVPRSADRLMTVDRCTDQRRDYQRLSEFQREAAKCSALSSPGAQHDGGKAAWEELNKGSPLSVINIFTKNLHGHVAVSERNSPSARSLNSANGLVDAAVYEDDFVSSHSSGASGRLKRGSHSRSVNSHFEELMRRSPYEKSIGGINSYHSSFHSSIHSPHLSSGSTSGSSPFSKHSARKRGTASDQSDGTLVGEQRSPCSPPSEEFSSDSRKRGSDKSSTHSQTKSAASNDTTGEHSGLSQQSLGLDSRNSPAARPKQASPSGSPYSGSPPEAGSPSEPGWRSANYPNTGPTARNGRAEPKTTGELQYSPAVLQQRMAAELEYLESYEESVRHLGDVERVMGVSMAQQESISLAQMLKARQESHARDLYELKIKAEREALETQLQLEENRQRVARAHIELQDNLATNQKETLKGLQEATTKLMTQQAETARYTADTARHIKEMTELAQSQITRALVVPPDVSDSSVEQEQQHSSYSKQRNYKNDSDSFPSDVSSRNTMPEEPLSSRNSPSICDSLSFRRPDLSGADSSSHHSPSHASPEQRERAKKEAVEAQWRKGGAEEKVGREAGSSSIEEEVLTAANDSVCSDSIPSVVDEKDSTSVATEYSLKFDESMTEDEIEERSFRSLLPSEAHRRGTMEKKTHHHEESEDDGAHHNTTLVPGAHNILKSHDANMAFSGGQDSFSQFTMDMVRQYMKDEEVRLQHQSSLLHLRQKAVKEKTRTELAWLEHQKKRLRDKGEDDKMPPIRKKQRGLLMKLQQEQAEIRRLQEANKAARKERQLLLKQQEEIERMRNSTLRLKERLKYAGDEALSETPVSETPVFEAAPPNTRPPDNIRCPSPSQSISGSETSSIMQRLKKMRSQMDEKHCSPVHYFLSVFTAHQWASLSVCLPNLHPKFQLFIYNQLVRFLTKREQQLMQRRHHAEELLQWKQRLDREEAEVRRMEKEALAVWDGQTARDAAESQEKEVSDISPSSSRHRSPERRADSDKELVSEADCSTATPGSSIHTEGLASRQPGSPSSGQPDSIIETPLASVRSSHANYTPDFTSASRSPSRQSPLKGSHSPAASPSDCSSRTKMQLHPSPRTANQAQPSESLMPMQAEPISDQSDIESRIKALKGELRKRKFMAYQLKKEQKKRNKERLKAKEASLLKQLESYNTFIEKTKAELNKEPDSTPDTRSQVEDSTSKEEQTGIKPPAHRSEAGQLPQRTQSASLDQNALSHLDHSGSTSVPEEMSDEEPPTVTPTPVYGSPECPPSRTRSPLSTEERLRTSSEEGQAQMIVSGAEIVVSHRRADMQDEPEVEVSSHLEDRQHSEHLLKLEKEDRLNSGEKMSASKHLSSHTSEGQHSPSVSIERDRIRTRETSKAEEAVKSNILSNESHSASSSDRSGSPNSVGFPSKKEATMKDVEDSPPVVDGYHDDFEYSLDSSPRQVRQGSGPPSQISVGPTEIKSSRDNVPGRDAPYDSHDEEVEEELAEELSPRSCTGGASPQSARLLDLRNHTEDSKHDDKDIVNSTRSPPILPVGDEMPSFSIADRVLVGGVQPGTLRFKGPTRFANGFWAGVELDKSEGSNNGTYDGVVYFECDESHGIFAPPDKITHLPDKFEIYTDTTEDEDSFFDGLSDKGGDERLTDERQSPKEGSLDGEKEQTYKKVSGFGDKKITDESVHKTGSHLNSSHYKEAKTPVSNGNAKDIMLDFEEAPTSLLISDIDEIDLGGPSRTGDTPRVQREEVDSKHQFVSADLSADIRHVERDPTDRNLLETFTDKFLNNCVKDTLAQFAEIKKAKEQKIEAANQMNGDLFGEHVEEEEWFTSVQQKDGLPFFIHAEKEELSSPELCNRPESPVLGASGQEELAKRLAELELSRELLDELGDEQDWFDEDFGLSSRREQQRLKQMEEEEEERLGRCDPSVIAALGGLVSSSGGEQQAKTPPRPELPLPLPPKLPEQPAMVVPHSASEVEKMVHAATQEIWESCGLGREGAQTLSQLPSPKPSPGYLGKDASGEDPKSLCVRSYRKAVYDLTWEMLEEIYTEDPDVDQPQWVKPRRVRSSFFHGVKTPGDLSKIQEFISAEVLKMYGLTKDHSQKTDWQKMLKFGKKTRDRVDHILVQELHEEEAQWVNYDEDELFVKMQLADSIFDALLKDTANVLTLIYDKRAKRENGPS, encoded by the exons atgagagagatgaggagcagcaggaggcctgAAGTGTCGCTGAAGAAATCTGCTCAGCATCTTACGGATCACAATATTGGCACAG AGCTGACAAATGCATGGAAAGGATTGTCCCAGTCCAAAGCTgct TTGCGGCATATAGAAAACCGTCTAGAGGCAGCCCCAGGCACAGGGGTGGTCATGGACTCTGTCATGGACCCCCCAAAGAAAAAATCCTCCAGGACGGTTCGCTGCAAGG ACGGCCAACAAGCGGATGACCCTGGGGGGTCTTCAAAGCGCAGGGGACGATGTCAACAGAGTCCAGAAAAGAGCAGCTCACGCAGCCCACTGAGAAACGCCACCCAGGACAGCAATGTCCGCAGGAACAACAGCGTGGAGTTCAGGGAACCGTTGGCCTCCTACAG ggaggTCACCCCTCCACCACATCCCTCCTCTCCGCTGGAGGCCTACAGCCTGCAGTCAGTGCCAGGGCCTTCGCACCCATCATCTCCGCCCCCCTCCGATCCTCTGCTCAGCCAGCTGGTCTACCAAAGAGACACCAGGGATAAGCAGACGGACGGGGACCTTGACAGCACACGCTCCTCGGCTCTGGAGAGCACAGAGGTTCGCTACCTCAATGACCAGCCAGCCCTGGACACCTTGAGGACTATTGGAAAGCAGGCACATCTCACGGCTGTAAGAGTCTCTGCATGGGAGGCACAACCTGGTATGGATAGCCAAGAGTCGAGCCCGTGTCTAGCCGCGGCCCGAGGCTCCACGCACCGAACGGAGAGCACTCCCTCCACCAGCCCCGGCTCAGCTTCCCAGCGGCTGGAGAACCTGAGGCGACATCAACCTGACGATAAGCTGGAGAAGCTCAAAGAGCGTATTCGAAGGCAGAGGCAACATCTGGAagagtctgcagagagagaaaagctgcTGGGCTATCTGGAACAGCCAGTTACAGCAGCTGTGGGGAGTAACAATGCCGGTACCAGCAACATGCCCACGGCCCTTATACGGAAAGTAGCggctgcacctcctgcacctatATACAAAG GTTTCAACACAACTGAGACAAAGATCCGGACTGCCGATGGGAGAGTTtggaaggaggaggatttcCATAACCTCAGCAGCGAAATATACAGAGACCTTTCACGACAGTTTGCTG AGAGCACCATatccagacagcagcagcagcagagggaacaAAGCGCAGATGGATCCAAAGAAAGGAGGCCTACCAAACCAGTCAGGAAGGTCCACAGAGCTGCCCCTTCCTCTGGCGTTAGTACAAAACCAG CCATTAGCCCTGCATCATGGCGGGAAGGCCAAAAGCTGGTGAAGATGGTACTGGGTCCAGTTCCCAGGCTgcccagggaggaggagaggtcgCAGCCAGCCGACAGACCGAGCAGAACAG CTTCCCGTCACGCCTCCAGTTCAGCCCCGCGTGCGGAATCAAACCCGCGGCTTTGTCCTAACAGCACAGAAAGGCCTCAACGTGGATTTCAATCCAAAAGCCACTCCACAAACGCATCTACACCCTCTTCTGCAGATCAGGGGAAGGCTCCAGGGGGTGCAGTTACGGACCTGTTGTCAGCGGACATCCAGGGGATACTTGATGACCTTCAGCTGGAGTGTAGAGCAGCTGAACGGGAAGAGCGGTCCCGGCAAAGGTCCCGGGGAGGGAGTGGCGGgacgagagggagagggggttcAGGGTCACGAACAAGGGCTCCGGTCTCTGCTTGGGGATCTACGGCGACCACGGGTAGCTACTCAAGAGGCTGCCGCAGCGCCAGCCCCGCCGCGCGCCGATCAGAGGCCGCAGACGCCGGGCAGAAGAAACAACACTACGATGCGGACACAGTTCGCCAGTACATTTCCAGACAAcaagagcagaggaagaggcgACGTGCTGAGGAGAAGAggcagcagagagaggaggcggagagtaGAAACCAGAGGCTGCAAGACCTCTACAGGAAGCAAAAAGAAGCGGCTAAAACGGCGGCCCTTCCTGGCGGGGCGCCTGTGGCCCCGGTCCAGAAGCGACTCCAGGAGACTTACACCAAACTGCTTCTGGAGGAGGCCCAGCTGGACAGGGAGGCCACAGGGAGACAACTCGCTGCTCCTTTCAGTCCCATG CAGAGGCCGATGTACCAGCCCTCCGGAGAGTCGGACAAAGAGAACAAAAGACTGGAGGCCCCGCAGAGTCCCTCGAGCAGCGATAGGTCTTTGAATGAGCAGCCACCACCTCCATTATCCAG GAATGACCTGGAGATTGGTGTTGCCTCTCTGCTTCAGCCTGACCGTCTGAGCCCGGCTGGTCATCCTACGACTGGTCCCGGCAGCAGTGGGATGGCGCCTTTCGGGGATCCTCTCCTCTCACAGCTTCTCCGGCTGGAGACTGCGCTGGCAGCTAGTGACCTAAAGCACACCAAGCGGCCGGCCACGGCACCTGCCAACAGGTCCACCCGCATTGAGGCGCTCAAGGCCACAGCCGCGTCCCTCTCCAACCGAATAGAGAGCGAGGCCCGCAAGCTCGCTGGGGAGGGGATCAACTACGGCATTGAAACATCAATAGACGGGGATGCTATTAGACCCTTTCAAGGTAATATTGCTGATGGTTGCTGGGCAGAAACGGCCGCTCCAGAGAACGATGGCGTCGCCTTGAGGATCCAGAGGATTTTGACTAGTACAGGTCATAGTTCGTACAATGGCACAGCTCTTCCAGGAACAGGCGATCTGCACGccgccaggagagagagagaagagaaaggcacacacaccGTTTTGACTAATCCACAAACAACTGCTGGTCTAACGCCAATTCTCAACAGTTACGCTCATTTAAAGGGGAGGCTGGTCAACGGCCTGGACACGGTGGAGAGAGTGGAACAAAGGGCGGGGTGTGGACTGAACGACGGGAAGGAAAGGAGTCAGACAGACCTCCACAACTCAAGTGCTGGTTCCATCAGCGAGGGTCCTCTTCTGAGTGAAGGGAGTTTTTCTGAGGATGATCCGAGCCCCCCTCAGCCCTCCCACAATCGCGTACCTAGATCGGCAGATCGCCTGATGACAGTGGACCGCTGCACGGATCAAAGAAGGGATTACCAGCGGCTGTCAGAGTTCCAGAGAGAGGCAGCAAAGTGCTCGGCCCTCAGCTCACCCGGTGCACAGCATGACGGTGGTAAAGCAGCCTGGGAGGAGCTGAACAAGGGAAGCCCTCTAAGTGTAATCAACATTTTCACTAAGAATCTTCATGGCCATGTCGCAG TGAGTGAGAGGAACTCTCCTTCAGCCCGTTCTTTAAACTCTGCAAATGGTCTCGTGGACGCAGCTGTCTATGAAGATGATTTTGTGTCATCACACAGCAGCGGAGCCAGTGGCCGGTTAAAGAGAGGCTCCCATTCTCGCAG TGTGAACAGCCATTTTGAGGAGCTGATGAGAAGGTCTCCTTATGAAAAAAGTATAGGAGGCATCAATTCCTACCATTCATCCTTTCACTCGTCTATTCACTCGCCGCATCTTTCCTCTGGTTCAACATCTGGCTCTTCACCCTTCTCCAAGCACTCTGCCAGAAAAAGAG GCACAGCATCAGACCAGAGTGATGGCACCCTGgtaggagagcagaggagtccCTGCTCACCGCCTTCAGAGGAGTTTTCTTCTGACTCCAGGAAGAGGGGCTCAGACAAAAGCTCAACCCACAGCCAGACCAAGAGTGCCGCCTCTAATGACACCACAGGGGAACATTCAGGGCTTTCTCAACAAAG TTTGGGTCTTGACAGTCGGAACTCTCCAGCCGCCAGGCCTAAACAAGCTTCTCCGTCTGGCTCTCCATACTCTGGTTCTCCCCCAGAGGCAGGCTCCCCCAGTGAACCTGGGTGGCGAAGTGCAAATTATCCAAACACAGGCCCCACAGCTCGCAATGGCAGAGCCGAGCCCAAGACCACAG gtGAACTACAGTATTCACCTGCCGTCTTGCAGCAGCGCATGGCGGCAGAGCTAGAGTACCTGGAGTCCTACGAGGAGTCGGTCCGACATCTGGGAGACGTGGAGAGGGTGATGGGCGTGTCCATGGCTCAGCAGGAGAGCATCTCCCTGGCCCAGATGCTCAAG GCCAGGCAAGAGTCCCATGCGCGTGACCTCTATGAGCTAAAGATCAAGGCGGAAAGGGAAGCCCTGGAGACACAGTTACAGTTAGAGGAAAACCGGCAGAGAGTGGCCcgg GCTCATATAGAACTGCAGGACAACTTGGCAACAAATCAAAAGGAGACCTTGAAAGGCCTCCAGGAGGCAACTACCAAGTTGATGACTCAGCAGGCTGAGACAGCACGATACACAGCTGACACGGCCCGACACATCAAAGAG ATGACAGAACTGGCACAGTCGCAGATAACGAGAGCTCTGGTTGTCCCCCCTGATGTTTCGGATTCCTCCGTGGAACAGGAGCAACAACACAGCTCCTACTCAAAGCAGCGAAATTACAAAAATGACTCTGACAG CTTCCCTAGCGATGTGTCGAGCAGAAACACTATGCCAGAAGAACCGTTGTCTTCACGGAACAGCCCCAGTATCTGTGATTCTCTTTCCTTCAGAAGACCGGACCTCAG TGGCGCAGACTCTAGCAGTCATCACAGCCCGTCGCACGCCTCGCCAGAGCAGAGGGAACGGGCGAAAAAAGAGGCGGTAGAAGCGCaatggaggaaaggaggcgCTGAAGAGAAGGTGGGGAGGGAAGCAGGCAGCAGCTCCATAGAGGAGGAAGTTCTAACGGCAGCCAATGACTCCGTCTGCAGTGACAGCATCCCCTCTGTAGTGGATGAGAAAG ACAGTACGTCAGTGGCGACGGAGTACTCCCTCAAATTCGATGAGTCCATGACAGAGGATGAGATCGAAGAACGTTCCTTCCGCTCTCTGCTGCCGTCTGAGGCGCACCGCCGCGGAACTATGGAGAAGAAGACCCACCACCATGAGGAATCGGAGGACGATGGAGCCCATCACAACACAACATTGGTTCCAGGGGCACACAATATCTTAAAG TCCCACGATGCAAACATGGCATTTTCTGGCGGACAGGACAGCTTTTCGCAGTTCACGATGGACATGGTGCGTCAGTACATGAAGGACGAGGAGGTAAGACTGCAGCACCAGAGCTCCCTGCTGCATCTCCGCCAGAAAGCTGTCAAAGAGAAGACAAGAACTGAGCTGGCCTGGCTAGAGCACCAGAAAAAGAGGCTGAGGGACAAGGGCGAGGACGACAAGATGCCACCCATCAGGAAGAAGCAGAGGGGCCTTCTGATGAAACTACAGCAGGAACAG GCTGAGATTAGGCGGCTTCAGGAGGCCAACAAAGCCGCCAGGAAGGAAAGGCAGCTTCTgctgaagcagcaggaggagattgAGCGGATGAGAAACTCGACACTCCGACTGAAGGAACGTCTCAAATATGCTGGGGATGAAGCGCTGTCT GAGACTCCTGTTTCAGAAACCCCCGTGTTCGAGGCAGCCCCCCCCAATACGAGACCTCCGGATAATATCCGCTGCCCCTCGCCCTCACAATCCATCTCTGGAAGTGAGACCAGCAGCATCATGCAGAGGCTCAAGAAGATGCGCTCTCAAATGGATGAGAA ACACTGTTCTCCTGTCCACTACTTCCTCTCTGTGTTCACGGCCCACCAGTGGGCCTCCCTCAGTGTCTGTCTTCCCAACCTCCATCCTAAATTCCAGCTTTTTATCTACAACCAGTTGGTCAG GTTCCTGACTAAGCGGGAGCAGCAGCTGATGCAGAGGCGTCACCAtgctgaggagctgctgcagtggaAACAGCGTCTGGACCGGGAGGAGGCAGAGGTTCGTAGGATGGAAAAGGAGGCCCTGGCCGTATGGGACGGGCAAACCGCTCGGGACGCGGCAGAGAGCCAGGAAAAAGAGGTGTCGGACATTAGCCCAAGCTCCAGTCGCCATCGCAGCCCAGAGCGCAGAGCTGACAGCGACAAAG AGTTAGTGAGTGAGGCCGACTGTTCCACGGCGACACCTGGGTCCAGTATACACACCGAGGGACTCGCGTCCCGGCAACCAGGAAGCCCGTCTTCAGGTCAACCTGATTCCATCATCGAAACGCCTTTGGCCTCTGTGAGGAGCAGCCACGCAAATTACACCCCGGACTTCACCTCGGCTTCCCGGTCACCTAGCAGACAA TCTCCACTCAAAGGCAGCCACAGCCCTGCTGCCTCTCCTTCTGATTGCAGCAGCAGAACCAAGATGCAGCTTCACCCCTCGCCCCGGACCGCCAACCAGGCTCAGCCAAGTGAATCCCTCATGCCGATGCAGGCTG AACCCATTTCAGACCAGAGTGACATAGAGAGCCGTATCAAGGCCCTGAAGGGAGAACTCCGAAAACGAAAGTTTATGGCCTACCAGCTAAagaaagagcagaagaagaggaacaaaGAGCGCCTGAAGGCCAAGGAGGCCAGCCTACTGAAGCAGCTGGAG AGCTATAACACCTTCATTGAGAAAACTAAGGCAGAACTGAACAAAGAGCCAGACTCAACCCCTGACACGAGGTCCCAGGTTGAAGATTCCACCTCAAAAGAAGAGCAGACCGGCATTAAACCACCTGCTCATAG GTCTGAAGCTGGCCAATTACCTCAAAGGACGCAAAGTGCTTCATTGGATCAGA ATGCCCTATCTCACCTTGATCACAGTGGTTCCACCTCAGTGCCTGAAGAAATGTCTGATGAAGAACCGCCGACAGTCACTCCGACTCCAGTGTATGGCAGCCCAGAGTGTCCGCCCTCAAGAACCAGGAGCCCCCTGTCCACGGAGGAACGTTTAAGGACTTCCTCTGAGGAAGGCCAGGCACAGATGATTGTCTCTGGGGCAGAGATCGTTGTGTCCCATCGAAGAGCCGACATGCAGGATGAGCCGGAGGTGGAAGTAAGCTCCCATTTGGAGGATCGACAACATTCTGAACATCTCCTCAAACTGGAAAAGGAAGACCGACTCAACTCCGGAGAGAAAATGTCTGCATCTAAACATCTTTCCTCTCACACGAGTGAAGGTCAACATTCTCCATCCGTTAGCATAGAACGTGATAGAATAAGGACAAGGGAAACATCGAAAGCTGAAGAAGCTGTAAAATCGAATATTCTCTCCAACGAGTCACATTCTGCCTCGTCCAGCGACCGTTCCGGCTCCCCCAACTCTGTTGGCTTCCCTTCAAAGAAAGAGGCAACCATGAAGGATGTTGAGGACTCTCCTCCTGTTGTAGATGGCTATCATGATGACTTTGAGTATTCATTGGATTCTTCGCCCAGGCAGGTGCGTCAGGGTTCAGGGCCTCCCTCTCAAATCTCAGTCGGCCCTACAGAGATCAAGAGCTCCAGAGACAACGTCCCTGGCCGAGACGCACCTTATGACAGCCACGatgaggaggtagaggaggaacTAGCTGAAGAGCTGAGTCCCCGTTCATGCACTGGTGGAGCCAGTCCCCAATCTGCGAGACTGCTGGATCTTCGTAACCACACCGAAGACTCAAAACATGACGACAAGGATATCGTTAATTCCACCCGCTCACCACCCATTTTGCCCGTTGGAGATGAAATGCCGAGTTTCAGCATCGCAGATCGAGTTCTCGTTGGCGGTGTTCAGCCGGGCACCTTGAGATTCAAAGGTCCAACCAGATTCGCCAACGGCTTCTGGGCCGGCGTGGAGTTGGATAAGTCTGAGGGGAGCAACAACGGCACGTACGACGGGGTGGTGTACTTCGAATGCGATGAGAGCCACGGTATCTTTGCTCCCCCGGACAAGATAACACACCTGCCGGACAAGTTTGAGATCTACACGGACACCACGGAGGATGAGGACTCGTTTTTTGATGGTCTGTCGGATAAAGGCGGAGATGAACGCCTAACAGATGAGCGTCAGTCTCCGAAAGAAGGAAGTCTGGATGGTGAAAAGGAGCAAACTTACAAGAAGGTCTCTGGGTTTGGCGATAAAAAGATAACTGATGAGTCTGTTCACAAGACCGGATCCCACCTCAATTCCAGccattacaaagaagccaaGACTCCCGTCTCTAATGGCAACGCGAAGGACATAATGTTGGATTTTGAAGAAGCACCGACCAGTCTCCTCATCTCTGATATCGACGAGATCGACCTTGGGGGGCCGAGTCGGACGGGCGACACTCCCCGCGTTCAGAGGGAAGAAGTAGACTCAAAACACCAATTTGTTTCTGCCGATCTTTCTGCAGACATCAGGCATGTTGAGAGAGATCCAACGGACAGAAACTTACTGGAAACATTTACTGACAAGTTCCTCAACAACTGTGTGAAAGACACTTTGGCGCAGTTTGCTGAAATTAAAAAGGCCAAAGAGCAAAAGATAGAAGCTGCCAACCAAATGAATGGAGACCTTTTTGGTGAACatgttgaagaagaagaatggtTCACTTCAGTGCAACAAAAAGATGGTCTTCCCTTCTTCATACATGCAGAAAAAGAAGAGCTTTCGTCTCCAGAGCTGTGTAACCGACCT GAGAGTCCAGTGTTGGGGGCCAGTGGTCAGGAGGAGCTCGCCAAGCGACTAGCAGAGCTGGAACTGAGCCGCGAGCTGCTCGATGAGCTGGGTGACGAGCAGGACTGGTTTGACGAGGACTTTGGCCTCAGCTCTCGTAGAGAGCAGCAGCGACTCAagcagatggaggaagaggaggaagagaggctgGGGAGGTGTGACCCGTCAGTCATAGCGGCCCTGGGGGGGCTGGTCTCCTCATCCGGCGGGGAACAGCAGGCTAAGACTCCACCTAGACCCGAGCTCCCTCTGCCCCTGCCCCCTAAGCTACCTGAGCAGCCCGCCATGGTCGTGCCCCACTCCGCCTCAGAGGTGGAGAAGATGGTCCATGCCGCCACTCAGGAGATCTGGGAGAGCTGCggcctggggagggagggagcgcagACCCTGTCCCAGCTGCCGAGTCCCAAACCCTCACCAGGGTATCTGGGTAAAGACGCCAGCGGCGAGGACCCGAAGTCCCTCTGCGTCCGCAGCTACAGAAAG gcTGTGTACGACCTGACGTGGGAGATGCTCGAGGAGATCTACACTGAGGATCCCGACGTTGATCAACCTCAGTGGGTCAAACCACGTCGAGTTAGGTCCTCCTTCTTCCACGGAGTGAAGACGCCGGGAGACCTCTCCAAGATCCAG GAATTCATCTCAGCAGAGGTACTGAAGATGTATGGTCTGACCAAAGATCACAGCCAGAAGACCGACTGGCAGAAGATGCTCAAATTTGGCAAAAAGACACGAGACAGAGTTGATCATATTCTG gttcAGGAACTCCATGAGGAGGAAGCTCAGTGGGTCAACTATGACGAGGACGAGCTGTTTGTCAAGATGCAGCTGGCGGACAGCATCTTTGACGCTTTGCTGAAGGACACCGCTAACGTGCTGACGCTGATCTACGACAAGAGGGCCAAGAGGGAAAACGGCCCGTCTTGA